The genome window GCTGGCAGGCTGGCAGCGGCACTCCCCCTGCCGAGGGGCAAGGGGCTGGCCGTAAGCAGGGTTAACGAGGGCTTCCTCGCGTGCAGTGACTACGAGTGTTCTAGCCTCAACGCCTCCATTGATTTGGAGGGAATATACCAGCCTCCAGTGGTGCTTGACGGCGATACATACTATGTATTGCTGGCTGGGGGCCGGCTGAAGCTTGTTCTAAAACCCATGAATACCAGCGTTACCCCCCAGCATGGAAACTCGACGCCACCCGTAAAGCCCCGTAACGACACAGCTCAACCCGACAAGACGACACGGCTGGAGCCCGAGGCCCAGCAGTCAACCGTTGAGCAGGCTACCGGGTATAAGCCCGGCCTGGGAAACGCCTCTAGCGCGTTACAGGCGCCTCAAAACGCTACTCCGAGCCCCGTGGTCACGCCGGCTGTGGCCACGCCCCCGCAGGGCGCCAGCTGGCTTCTCGTGCTCTTACTGCTCGGCGTGGCTGCCGCAGCTTTTCTCTGGCTTCGCCGGAGGAGCGTCTACCGCTACGTCTTCTAGCCCCCGCAAAGTTAAGTATATGTTATAGTGTGTCGCGTTTTTTCTTGATGGATAGAAAAATATTATTTATTACAGGCGTAGCGTCAGCCATCATTCTAGCACTCATAGCATTGCAACAGGCTGCCCGGCCCGGCGAGGCACCCCTCAACCCCTCAACACCCCCCACAACCCCTGTAAAGGTGAAGCTGTCCGTGACCGTGCTGGGGCAGGGTAGCCTTGCCATCAACGGCACGCCAGTCTCGAACAGCACCCTGCTCCTGGAGCCCGGCGTCGTCAGCCTGGAGGCCAGGCCTGCAAGCGGGTGGAGGCTCAAGCAGCTCCTCGTCAACGGCTCGCCCGGGGTCGCTGACTGGCTAAGGATCAGGGGCAACACGAGCATCGCTGCTGTCTTCGAGCGGGTAAAGGTGAGGGTGGTGCTGGTGGTGACTGGTGACGGGTTGCTCTACGTGAACGGTAGCTTAGCCGTGAACGGCACGGGCTCCAAGGAGCTGGAAGCCGAGCCGGGCGTGCTCCTGCTCGCTAGCCTAGAGCCCTGGAGCCCTTTCCTTCAGGCTAGGCTCTACGTGAACGGCACGCCCGTGGAGCGCTGCCCCTCCTGCCCTCCGGTCTACGCGGTGGAGGTGCGCGGCGACACTGAGCTCAAAGCAGTCTTCGAGCCCAGGAAGGTGGTGCTCCGCGTCGACGCTAAGGGCCTCGCCGCGAAGCTGGCCTCGAAGAGCTGGGAGCGCGGGGTCAACGGCTCGGAGGTCATCGGGGCTGTAGCCGGCGAGCCCGTGAACGTCACCTCTTACTGCCCCCCGAGCCCCGAGGCGAAGCCCTGCATCGTCGGCTGGGCCGTCAGGGTGCACGCGCCTACGGGCGTGCTCAACTCCACGGCCTCGGCTAATACAACCGTAGTCCCCGTCTACGACACCGAGCTCGAGGCGATCGTGCAGAAAGTGGTCGGCGGCATACCCAGCCCCGTACCCGGCGGAGTCCTCTACGCTGGCAGGGAGATCCCGGCGGAGGCGGTGCCGAGGCACGTGTGGCTCGACGTGAGGCCGTGGACCGCCAGGGTGGAGTACCTCGGCAACGGCACCTGGCTCATCGACGAGCCAGTCGGCAATGATCTCTACATCGCGGTGCCCCCCAACTGGTCCCTCGTGACCGTGGAGGCTTGGCTCGTGGACAGCTACGTTAAGCCCTACCTCGACGTCTACGTCGTCACCAGCAATAACCCCGTCCTCCGCTACAAGGGGGCGGGCACCTGCAGCTCCTTCCCCAGCTATGTGAGGATAACCCTCACCAGGGACGGCAGAGTCCTCGAGAAGCCCAAGTATTGGTGCCTGGGAGGGGGGTACAGCACTATCGGCCCCGACCCGCAGGCCAGGGAGGGCTACCTCCTCCTCACCGTGGCCAGCGCTAAGCTCAAAGTGCGGGTATCGCTCCAGCCCTAAGGGGCTGAGTGATAAATAAATACTGGCTGTTTCTCTCATTTACTCGATGAGGCTAGCATTCGTAGGGCTATTCGTAGGGCTAGCGCTCCTAGCAGCCACTCTCTCAGCGGCGCTCGCCGCGGCGTCGCCCGACCTCGTCAGCGTCTCCTGTCCCAACGGCAGCAAGGGCTACGTCGCCTACGACCTCAACCTGATATGGATCTCGTACGTGCCCCGAAACGAGATAAGGGAGAGGTACGGGAGCATCCGGCCCGGCGTCTACCTGCGGAACTTCACCTGGAACTCGACGCTGTGGTACGCGGTCTGGAGGCGCTATGCCACGTACCTGTCGTACCCGTCTGGGGCCTCGTGGGACGCGTGGTATCGCATGAACTACACTGTCCAGTTCAGCTTCGACGTCAAGCTGGTCAACAGGACCGCGGGAGGATCGCTGAAGCCCACGTGGTACGTCAACCGGAGCGGCACGATGAAGGGCTACGTAGTGTATGGGGGCGGTATCGGAGGCACCCTCTTCGAGGACTACGTGGTGAAGGCTGGGGGGGCAGTGGCGAATGTGACCGTGTACAACTGGACCGTGTGGCTGCAGGTCTACGGGGGGCAGAGCGGCCTCGACTACTTCGGTGTCTCTGCTTACACATACCTCGACGCAGCTTGCTTCGCGGAGGCCGGCGGCGGTGGCGGCGGAGGAGGGGGGCAGGGCGTCACCCTGACCACGAAGGTCGACGGGTGCGCGGAGATAGACCCCAAGCCTGGAACCTACACGTACTCGAAGGGCTCCACCGTCACGGTGAAGGGTAGGGCGCAGAGCGGGGCCGCGTGGCAGGGGATGCACGTGCTGTGGGAGGGGAGCACGCAGTGGGAGTGGCTGAGCTGCACCTGGCAGGACGGGTGGTGCGTCGCCACGCTGACGCTCGACAAGAGCGCCACCGTCGAGGCGAGCGCTTCGTGCCCGCCGAAAGGCGCGGAGGCCTGGCTAGTCCTGACGGCCCCCTTCTCCACCACGGTGAAGGCCACGATCACCGACCCTGAGGGCAACACGTTCACGACCCTGCTCCCCGTAGACCCGAGCGGCTGGGTCATCGGGTACTCCAGATCCCCCCCCGACCCGACTGAGACGTATCAGTGCTACAAGAAGACGTGGAGCGTGGTGCTGGAGCCGAGCGGCTTCGCCTCTGCGGTCTACACGGTGCAGAGGTACTGGTGGGACGGCTCCCTCGACGGCTACCCCGACCCTTCGCGGCTCACGGGCGGTAGGCTCACCGTGAACGTGGAGATGGGGAAGTGCATGGCGGGGAACCACGTGGTGTACAGCTACGCCGTCTTCAGGTTCAGCAACGGGACTACGACCACCTCGACGTGCAGCGACACGACCTGGTGGTCGGGGTGCCGCTACTACGCGCCGAAGGACCGCGTACACATCTCCCCCACGCCACAGACGCAAACCCGGCTCGTGGGCCTTGAGCGGCTTGGCACGCTGTTCCTGCCGGGTGAGGCGATAGCGTCGCCTCTCTTCAACTCGAGCTGGGGCTGGGCTGGGGACTGGGCGATCCGCGCCGACCCCCTGCATTCTTGTGGCGAGTACGTCGTGGCGCACCTGTACGGCGTTGGTAGCGGGCGTGACTTCTACGTGTCCCTAGGCAGGGACGTGCGGCAGCTCAACGTCACGCTGCCCGTGAACTGGAGCAGGGGTGGGGCGAGGTACGTGAAGGGCAGCGTCATGGTGATCCCGAGGAATACTACGGAGCTTTCAATGTACTTCCCCAGGGTGGTGGGGGGCGTGCCGGGCCTCCCGCAGGACACCTACTACCTCATCGGGTTGGCGGCGTGGGACCCGTACAAGTCGCCCCTGGCAGCAGGGCTCGGCGTCGGCAGGGGTAGCTGGGACACGGGCTGCTGGCTAGGCAACGGGACTACGCTGGCGGTCTACAACCTCACGTACACCTACACCTTCAAGAACGGCACCATGGTGGTCTTCCTCCAGCCCGTAGTAGTATCCGCTTTGAAGGTCAAGGACGTCCAGGCCAGATACGTGGTCGGCAGCTTCGACGCGGAGAGGCAGCACAGGCCGATCCTCGCAACGCTCACCGCCGAGATCACCTGGGCGTACCTCCCGAGCCTGAGCGACTCGCAGAAGCTAGGCATCAAGCTCCACCCGCCCAGGCAGGAGCTCACAGCTGCACTGGTGGTCGCCGGCAGGCCCCTGCTAGTCGCGGGCAATAGGAGCGAGAGCGGTAACAGCTTGTTCTTCACCTTCAGCTTCGACGCTGAACGGCTGGTCGAGGCGCTGGACTGGAGGCTCACGCCCGCGAGGCTCGAGGCGTGGTGGCTCGGCGCCTACGGGCAGCCCCTGGGTCCCGTGGAGCAGCAGCAAGCAATGGACCTCTACATCGTGCCGGCGATGGCCTACCCCCTCGAGTGGCGGGAAGGCGACGGCTTCACGCTCAGGGCACAGCTCCTCGCGTGGCTGAACAGGAGCACGCCCCTGGACATGCCCGTGGGCTACGTGAACGCGTGGGTCGAGTTCTACAACATCGTGGGCGGCCAGCCCCTCACCCAGTACAATGGAGTATTGTATGGGCCGTATGGCTCGAGCGGGACCGAGGTTAGCGTCAACGTGAACCTGCAGGGGAGCAAGGGACTCGCTGTGGGCATGTACGTGGTGCCGATGGACTACTCCCTCGCGGGTAAGCGCTACGCCTGGGGCAACCTGCCCGCGCTGATAGCGCCCTTACCCGCGGTCTACCCGCCACGCTCATAAGGGTGAAAAATAAATATTTCTTTACCCTTCTACCCATCGTGGATCTCAGGATAGTATTGCTTGTATTGGCGCTAGCAGTGGCTTCCACGCTTGCCCTGTACGCGTACCGCTCCTCCGTGCTGAGTAGCAAGCCCCTCCCCGGCTACGAGGCTGCCCTCGCTGTGAGGGACGCCCTAACGGCCGGCAGGCTCTCGGGCTTAGAGGTCCACGTCTCCCAGGTGCCGATGCTGTTGAACATCACCGTGGACGGTAGGGAGTACGTCGTCCAGGCAAGCAGGGTGCTGGTCTGCTTCAGGGCTAGGGGCGCGCCCGTCTACGAGGAGCCCTCGGCGAGGCCTTGGCGCTCCTGGGGCAACGGTACTCATGCTGGTGCAGTGAGCTGGATTGGGGTGCGTGACGACGGCTCCACTGTTCATGTATACTTTTATTCCGCAAGCATTACAGGGAAGGCTTCAAGCCTATGCGTGTCCTCGCAGGGCAACGCCGTGCTCACACTCGCGTCTAAGCAGGGATGCGTATCGGGTTATTGCTGGAGCGGAGCAAGGAGCTTGATTGTGCTAAGGCGCGTCGTCGGCTCTTGTTGACGCGTGGAAATGTTTAATTATTCCCAGCGGTTTTAACGCTTGTGATTGACGAGGCTATAATAGTTTTAGCCGAGGCGGTATTTCTCGCAGGGCTACTTATCCTCGCGTCACGTTTATGGCTTTTCCACGGAGATCCCTACCCTATGCTCGTAGCAAAGGCGGTGAACGCTAGTGCCAGCGATGCGGAGACAATGATAGTTTTGCCTAAGCCTGTACACTGCGAGGCGTGGAAGGTGTGCTACGCGGGGCAGTGCTACCCTGCAAGCCTCTCAGGCTTCACCGGTTCATCCTGGAATTACATAATCGTGGATAGGGGGTACGGGGTGGGAGGGTGAGGCACCTCGAAGCCCTGGCCATCGCATCCGTGGTGGCGGTGACAGCCACACTGCTGTACAGGCTCTACGTGAGCCAGGTATACCCGGTGCACCAGGTCGGCGCGCAGAGGGCCTTAGCCTTCGCGCTGCTCAAGTGCCAGTCGCTCGAGTGCTTCCTCAACGCTACCAGGGAAACTGTCCCTGTTCAAGCCATCTATGTTGACGGAGTGCTCGTGGCGGGCTCTCTCGGGGGGCCCTCCCAGTGCTACGCCGTAGTCGTGGTGAACGCTACACAATACCACGTGGTGAGGGTGTGTGCGAAGGCGTAGGGGCCAGCTCGCACTGCTGGGAGTCATAGTGTTAAGCGTGACGCTGCTAGCCTTGGCCAGCATGGTCCCGGTGGAGCCAATATACGCGTACGAGAGGGGGCATATGCAGTGCGCGCAGCTCGTCCACGTCGCTAGGGCCTGCCTAGCCTCGGGGAGGTGCACGAACGAGACGCTGCAGGAGCTTGTCTCGAGAGTATTAGCGGTGAACGCGACGGAGCCCATGCTGATGTACCCCGTGCTCCAGTATACGAGGTATGAGGTGTCGAGCTGGAGCGTGGCGAACAGGACCGTGTTCACGATTAAGACGCTGAGGGCGTCCTCGGAGAGCGTAGAGGTCTATGTGCTCGCGGCGAGCTATCCGTATTCTGGAAAATACAGGAAGTTCTGGCTGGGCAAGGAGTGGACGCTGTACAACCTGACCCTGTGGTACATGCACAGCTATGCCTCTCCGTTCTTCAACGTCCCCCAGCTGTGCCCGCGCATCTACGACCCCTCCGGCCTCGCGGACGTGAAGCCCCTGGAGCAATGCCTCTGGAGGGTCGGGGTGCCGGGCAACTACACCCTGAGGGACGAGTTCGGTATCCCCGTCAGGGTGGTGGTGCGTGGATAGGCTTATCGCGGGCCTAGCCTTCATCATAGCGCTGGGCGCGGCGTTGGCTGTGTTCAGGCCCCCCAGCCCCGACCGCTGCAGCGACGCCCGGCGCCTAGCAAGGGACGTTCAAGCCGCGCTGCACGGCGCCGTGGTCGAGGGAGTGTACTACCTACCCCCAACAACTGTGAACGCTACCGGTTTATACTGCTGGGAGTGCCTCGCCGCCGCAAGGGTAGCGACGGCGAACAGCACCACACTGCAGGGAAGGGTCCGTCTCCTGGTGTACTCCGACCGGTCTGGCAGTGAGGCAGTGGTAATTTTTAAATACTCTAAACAGTAATAATTATTCGATGAAGAAAGCCAACTTTATTGTATTTGTTTTGATGATGAGCCTCATAATAGCAAGGCACGCGTATGCTCAGCTCCCACAGCCGAACATACCACAGATTACGGATACGTTGAAGTTCATCGCAAGCTTCGCGTACTGGTTTGTGATATTCACAGTGCTGATAATCATGGTTGTAAAGCTGGCCTACGGCAGGCTACAGGCGAGTACCGGTGTACCTGGAATTTCATCTAGGGGGTACACAGAGACATGGGAGGCTGTCTCAGGGCTGGTGTGGACGCTGATAATCCTCCTGGCAGCACCCTGGATTGCCTACATTGCGGCAAGTGCTTTAGGGCTTCCACAGGTCCCGCAGTTAATCGTGGACGTCATGACGTATATTTACACGCATAACCCCCTTAGCCCTTAACATTTTTTTTCCACCGGTGTAAGTCTTGCTTGAGTGGCTGCTCAGCGGAGTAAACTGGTCATACATGGCACTGGCCTTCTCAGCCGTGCTTGTAGAGGCCCTCTGGGGGCTACACTTAACGCATAGCCCCGTGCCCTCCGTACGGGAGCGAGGCTACAGTTTGATATGGGAGAGCCTCGAGGGGTTCACCTTTGGAGCTCTACTGCTCCTATCCATCGCCGTATTCGAGGGCCCGATCCTGGGATGGGTGAAGGGCGTGGACGTGGCTACAGCGGAAAGGATGTGGGCGGAGGCCCAGCAGAGGCTGTCAGATTACTTGTTAAGCATAGCGTTGCTCGAGCGTGACTTATCACTGACCGTGGTTTTCAGCAGCCTCGCCGGTACAGTCGGGGCTAGCAGTATACTTGCCCGCTTCATGGCGCAATACCTGTTGTTCTTCTCGACGGCTATGCTCTTCCTGACGTATATAGTTAAAGGCTACGGCTCGCTCATGTTCAGCATAGGCATAGCCCTGGCGAGTGTTAGGCGCGTGAGGAGTATAGGATCATACCTTGTCTTTAGTGTGATTGCTATAGTGGTGGCAAGCTGCTCTCTCGCACCCTTCGTCTACAACAGTCTTCAAAGCCTCAGGTTCAGTTATAAGCCAGGAATAATAGACGTGCTGAGCGAGGCGTTCAAGCAGCTGTTCACAGACCGGCTACGAGACCTGATAGAGGATGGCAAGCTGTTAAGCTATATAGCTACCGTGGCAACCGTGGCGGTAGCGGTTATCACGGCGGTGGCGGCGGCGCTGTCGAGGGCTTCTGGGGGCCTGATGGACACGTTGATGTCGCGTGTAAGAGGCTTGTAATTAATCTGAAATTAATTATTTATTAAAGCGTTCAACGTTTATTATAATGTGGATCCAGGCCTAGCGCCTGTTATAGCGTACGTATTATTCCTACTCGAGACGCTTTACATATCATACAAGCTGTACGTGGGGGGCAGGAGGGACTACGAGGAGCGCTTCTGGTCAACCCTTGCAGCACTGGTCGTAGCCCTCCCGTTAATGTTTCTCGATGTCGCCCTGGTCGCAGGGCTTTTCGGCGTCCCAGGCAGCTACCTGGACTACAGCCTCACGCTTAGGTACGCGTACGCGGTTCAGCAGGCCGCTAACCAAACCCTGAGCGGGCTACCGAGGTGGTCAGCGTGGCTCGGCACGGGCATAGCCATAGTTGAAACGCTTGCATGGGGTGCGGCCCTAGTCAGCGGCGGGCTCAGCCTCCTGATAGGCTACGCATCGGCGGCGGGCCTCGGACTCGTCAAGGCGACGCTGGACGCGGCGACGATGAGTGCTCAGGCGATGTACGCGGTCTCACGCCTCTACGAGCTAGCCGGACTGCTGGCTCCTTACGCGAGGACGCTTGTCCCCGTCGGCCTAGCACTGGCAGTTTCCAGGAGGACGAGGCCCCTTGGAGCGGTGATTGTTGCCGTGGGCGTGTTCTTCGGCTACGCCATGCCCTTCGCTCTAAATGTTGTGGCGTGGAGGATCCAGGAGGTTCAGGCCCCCGGGGCGCCGCAAGGCGCGCTCGGAGCGGTGTGCCTCAACGTCGTCACGTGCGGCAGCGTGGGGAAGTGGGGTAACACGACGTGTGCTGGCTTTCCAGCACTTGTCGAGCTCGGGGACCTCACGCATAACAGGACAGTTGTTAGGCAGTCGGGGAGGTGCTTCGTGGATCTGGCGGGCAACTACACTGTTAGAGCCGTGTGGTTCGGCCCCCTACGTGTGAGCCCGAACGAGTCGTTGATAGCGCCTAGCGTATTCGAGGTGAAGCCCGCGGCTAGGGTGAAGCCCGGGCGCGAGGTCCCCGACGCACTCACCGGCAGGGTGCGGGACCTGAACTACACGGAGTTCAACAACGTCACGATAGTTGTGCACTGGGGGCCCGGCGGCAGGGACCGCGACGTCTTCACGATCACGTGGGTGCCGGGCCAGGGCGCGTCGTGGGTGGCTACGGACGGCTTCCACTTCCCGTGGGTCAATGTGGAGTGGAGCAGGGAGCCGTGGTTCAACGCGACGTACTTCTCGCGTGCAGACTACGTCGAGGCAAGCCTCTGGGGCGTGGGGAGGCAGAAGATGTATACGGGTAACGTCACGCTGCCGGGTAACAGGACGGTGACTGTGAACTGCACGGAGGTCGAGGCGTACGTGTACGGCACGCTCCTCGGCGACCCGCAAATAGTGGACAGGGGGTTAACCTACATCGAGGTGAACGGGACCAGGCACTACCTGGTGCCCGAGGTAAAAGTCACCGTTAGGCGCTACCTGGGGGTCGACCCTGAGTCGTACCTATCCATGATGCGCCGAACCATTGCCCCGTGGTTCAACCAGTCCGCACGCGTCCTCAACGCTACGCTCCGAGGCCACGTTTACCTGGAGCTGGTGAACAACACGGTGGCGAAGATGCACATCTGCCCCACGACCGGGCCCGGCTACTGGGCGAAGTGCACGACTTTCGAGAACCCCGCTTACAAGTGGGGGATACCGTACGACTTTATCCCTATTGAGTTCGCGGAGGCGAGGTACTGCGGCCACCTCGTGAGGCCCGCGAGGGTGAGGCATTGGCTAGCGCTGGACACGCATATAAGCGTCGGCGCGTCCACGGTGGCGGCCACGTTCTACGACTCGTCGCTGGAGTGGGTGGCGGAGCAAAAGCTGGAGCTCTACGAGAGGGCTAGGGGCTTCTTCATCAACGTGTACGAGTTCATAGCCCTGCTAGGCATAACATTCGGCCTCGCGGTCGCAGGGGTTGACGCGTTGTCGGGTTTCCTCGAGGGGCCCTCGGTCACCTTCGCGTTCATGCCGAGGGGGCTGCGTAGGAGCTACTGGAGCATCGTTGTGTCTAGGCTCCCGAGCATCGCGTCTGCACTGGCTGGGAAGGCGCTGCCGGTGCCGAGGGTCGCGTATGACGCTGCTTTAAGCGTCTACGTGGAGGCTTTGCCGCGACTGATACGGCAGCACGCGTCCACGTATCCCCTGCGGAGGCTCAAGGAGGCCTTGAGGGAGAAAGGCAGGGCCCTGCTTGCAGACGTGAGTGGCAGGCTTTCAGTAGTGGAGGAGGCCTTGAATAGGCATAAGCGGCTGTTGTCGGGCGTCAGTGCTGTAGACCGGGTGGTTAGCGCTGTTAGGGGGCTCGCGGAGGCCACCAGGCTAAGCGACGTCGCCAGGATAACCGTCACGTTTGCGAGGCTTGTATGGGAGGAACGTGACACGCATGCCGTGAATTCGTTTCTTAGAGCTGTGGCCGGGACGCTTAGAAGCGAGGCCCGCAGGATGGCTGGGGAGGTGCCCGTCCAGCTACACCCCCGGGCTAGCGTGCTGGCGAGCATTGCGGGCAGGATAGAGTGGCTTGAGGCATTCCTAAACCCCCGGGAGCTCTACAAGCGTGCAGTGTTCATCACGGGTATGGCGTTGTACAACACTCCACGCACCGTGGTAGGAAGGGACGCGCTCGCGGTGGCGCTTCTAGGCGTGAGGATCAGCCGTGCCATGAGCTTTACAGGCGCGTTAGGCGTAGTGGACGTGGAGGCTAGGAGGGCTAGGGAGAGGCTTGTCGAGGCCTCTGCCAGGCTGATGTCTGGCGATGTCAAAGGGGCTGCCAGGGTTTTGGAGGATGTTGAGAGAGTTGTAAGCGGCAGGCTTCGAGTAATGGGTTTGAGCGAGGCCGAGGTTAACGCGTTAACGGCCGTGTGGAGGGCTGGCGAGGCGTTGCAGAGGGCTCTGGGCTCAGGGCTCGAGGAGGGGATGCTCAAGGAGTACGTTAGGGTGCTGGAGGAGGCCTTGAAGACGATAGTCAACCCGGAGGTCAAGTCGTACCTAAGGCAGGAGCTCGAGTTTCTCAGGGGGCTTGAGTGGGAGAGGTTTGTGGAGCTAAACGCTGGTCTATCGGAGCCGGAGCCGGGCTCTCTTCGAAGGGAGCTCGAGGCGTTGAGGCGTGTAGCCGAGGCTGCAGGGAGGAGTGAAGCCGCGAGGTTGTTCGAGGAGGCCGCGCGAAGGGCAGAGGTGGACGTTTGGGAGGCGCTCGCGATTGCCGGTAGGGCCCTCAACCTTATGGGGCTGCCGAGCAGCGTGGAGTCAAAGCTCGTCGAGGCGTTCAGCACCCGGGACGCTGACAGTTTTAGAAGGCTTTTGGTGGAGGCCGCCGGGCTTTGCAGGCAACACGGGCTGGGCGAGCTCGCGGAGAGGCTTGAAAGGCTCGCAGCGGTCGAGGGGAGGGCTGCGGCGACGCCGGGCCCCTTGGAGCTCGGGGAGGCTGTCTGGGACCTGCGTGTAGTCCTTGACAGGCTTGCAAGGGGTGATTGGAGGGCTGTCAGGGACGCGGAGGACCTTCTACGAGTCCTTCAACGGGTCGGCGACGGGAGGCTCGCCAGGATACTCGAGGGCGGGCTGCTCGCCGCGGAGGGCGAGCACGTGGAGGGGAGCTGGGAGGCCGTAGGGGCGATATACGTCAGGGCGCGTCGCCAGCCGGAGCTCCAGCTCGGCGAGCTCGTGTTGAGGGGCGCGGTAGTCGAGGAGGCCGCGGCGAGCGCCATGGACGACGTAGTTAGGCTGGGGCTCGACGCCGCGGTGGAGCAGGCGAGGAGGAGGGTTTTGGAGGTACGGGAGGATTTCGAGGTGGATTTCGCCGAGCTCGTGCTTCTCGTCTCTGCGGTGGAGGGCGAGGAGGGTGCTAGGCTGGAGGCTGAGAGTCTCCTGTGGACGGTTGTCTCCAACCCTCCTAGCGTCGAGGCCGCCGGGAGGCTGGCTGCCTACGCGTCGAGGGTGGTCGAGAGGGAGTACAGGGAGGCGTTGGAGGCTTACAGCCGGGCGTTGTCCCTCTCCGGGAGCCTCAACCTACACCCGGGGGAGTCCAGGGCCATGCAGGCTTTTCAGGCGGACCACGCGAGGAGGGCGTACCACGCCCTGACGGAGGCGGTCGAGGAGGTACATGCCAGCCGAACACGCATCGCCTCCCTAAGGATTTACGCGGACATCCTCCCAGAATACAGGAAGACACTCAACGATATTGACGCGATGCTCAGAGAGCTGGAAGAACTCCGAAGCAGGATAGAAGGACTCCTAGAGGAATAGGATCCTCCAGGCTATACGCGGTGGCTTTACAGCGACACGCGTGCTCCAGGAAGGGTTGCCGTTAGCTATGAGAATAATATCGTTCAGCTGGTTCAGGGTGAAGTTTAGATCAGTGGACAGTTGAGGCTTGCTGCCGCATTGAAATTTGGAGACTCCGATGATGGAGGAGTTCACTCTAACGGTCACCTCGTATTCCACGGGATAAGCTGGACAAGACGAAGTGAATACCGTGGCGTTGACGCTCGCGAGTAACCATCTGGGCGCCACGATCTTCGGCGAGGCTGTCAGAGTTACAGTATAGCGGGGCAGGTCTACTGTCACAACTCCAACATAGTAAGTTGCGTACGGCACGGCAACACTGCCCGAGAAGCCGGAGATCTGAACCTGTGTCTGTAATGATAGAGGCTGTATAGTTACGCTGACAATCGTCTTGTCGCTTTCGGAGTTATACGAGGCAAGGGTCACGGCAAGCGAGGCGGGCTCCACAGGGAGGCTTGCCTCAACATTATTGGCAGGGTCTAGCTGGAGTATAATTTTCCCAAGGGCTCTACTAATAGATCCAACAGTCTTGAATTCTATCCTTACCTCTGTGGCTCCAGGCTGCAGTGTAAGGCTCTGGGGGACGTTGGTGTACACGAGTATACTCTGGTTGTCAACCTTGGGCTCGACAACCTTCAAGAATGCTAAGACTTTGAACTTGTTGGGGTTAATCACCCTCGTGATTATGCTCCCATATGCACTGGAAGACAGGTAGAGGGGGGTCGGGGTTACGAGTTGGAGGGAGGGCTTTTCAACGCTAACGGTGATAGTGGTTTTCTCGCCAGAATACTCTATGCCGAGGGGGTAAACGCCCCAGCTCACGCCCTGTAGTGTGAGGTCCACGTAGCCCGAGGAGGCTGTGAGCATCGTCCCGTTAACTAGTACAGCACCGTCTACGGGCTTGCCTGCATAAGTTACGTAAAGTCTAAGCTGGAGGGTTCTATCTATGGGGTTAAAGACGCCATCCCTTATCTCTGCCGCAAGTGGTGGTGAGAATGTTATTGAGACTTGATAGTTCGCCTGGGAGAGACTAGGATTTACCAGGACCAAGATGAGGCTTCCGTTTGACACGTAGAAGGGCTGGTTTAATGCTAGATTGCTCCTTAGAGTCCCTGTCGTGGAGATAGTGACTAGGCCCGGTGAGGGCAAGCTGATCGTGAAGTATTTAGCACTCAAACCGTCGAGAGAGAACTGCGTGCTCCAGCCAGAGGGGGCCAGCGTTACCTGCTGGTAGCTAGGTCGGTATGTCGTCCCGCATATTTGGACACCTTTAGCGAGTGCAATGAGAAAACTCGTGTAGGCGGAGTTTATCCAGTCCGAGATGACCGAGCTGCCTGAAAACGATGCTGAGAAAGAGGTAGCGGCACCCGCATACCCCG of Thermofilum uzonense contains these proteins:
- a CDS encoding coiled-coil domain-containing protein, giving the protein MDPGLAPVIAYVLFLLETLYISYKLYVGGRRDYEERFWSTLAALVVALPLMFLDVALVAGLFGVPGSYLDYSLTLRYAYAVQQAANQTLSGLPRWSAWLGTGIAIVETLAWGAALVSGGLSLLIGYASAAGLGLVKATLDAATMSAQAMYAVSRLYELAGLLAPYARTLVPVGLALAVSRRTRPLGAVIVAVGVFFGYAMPFALNVVAWRIQEVQAPGAPQGALGAVCLNVVTCGSVGKWGNTTCAGFPALVELGDLTHNRTVVRQSGRCFVDLAGNYTVRAVWFGPLRVSPNESLIAPSVFEVKPAARVKPGREVPDALTGRVRDLNYTEFNNVTIVVHWGPGGRDRDVFTITWVPGQGASWVATDGFHFPWVNVEWSREPWFNATYFSRADYVEASLWGVGRQKMYTGNVTLPGNRTVTVNCTEVEAYVYGTLLGDPQIVDRGLTYIEVNGTRHYLVPEVKVTVRRYLGVDPESYLSMMRRTIAPWFNQSARVLNATLRGHVYLELVNNTVAKMHICPTTGPGYWAKCTTFENPAYKWGIPYDFIPIEFAEARYCGHLVRPARVRHWLALDTHISVGASTVAATFYDSSLEWVAEQKLELYERARGFFINVYEFIALLGITFGLAVAGVDALSGFLEGPSVTFAFMPRGLRRSYWSIVVSRLPSIASALAGKALPVPRVAYDAALSVYVEALPRLIRQHASTYPLRRLKEALREKGRALLADVSGRLSVVEEALNRHKRLLSGVSAVDRVVSAVRGLAEATRLSDVARITVTFARLVWEERDTHAVNSFLRAVAGTLRSEARRMAGEVPVQLHPRASVLASIAGRIEWLEAFLNPRELYKRAVFITGMALYNTPRTVVGRDALAVALLGVRISRAMSFTGALGVVDVEARRARERLVEASARLMSGDVKGAARVLEDVERVVSGRLRVMGLSEAEVNALTAVWRAGEALQRALGSGLEEGMLKEYVRVLEEALKTIVNPEVKSYLRQELEFLRGLEWERFVELNAGLSEPEPGSLRRELEALRRVAEAAGRSEAARLFEEAARRAEVDVWEALAIAGRALNLMGLPSSVESKLVEAFSTRDADSFRRLLVEAAGLCRQHGLGELAERLERLAAVEGRAAATPGPLELGEAVWDLRVVLDRLARGDWRAVRDAEDLLRVLQRVGDGRLARILEGGLLAAEGEHVEGSWEAVGAIYVRARRQPELQLGELVLRGAVVEEAAASAMDDVVRLGLDAAVEQARRRVLEVREDFEVDFAELVLLVSAVEGEEGARLEAESLLWTVVSNPPSVEAAGRLAAYASRVVEREYREALEAYSRALSLSGSLNLHPGESRAMQAFQADHARRAYHALTEAVEEVHASRTRIASLRIYADILPEYRKTLNDIDAMLRELEELRSRIEGLLEE